One window of Amaranthus tricolor cultivar Red isolate AtriRed21 chromosome 13, ASM2621246v1, whole genome shotgun sequence genomic DNA carries:
- the LOC130797576 gene encoding uncharacterized protein LOC130797576 isoform X4: MGSEAEKKYADFQELVKRTVYLDNLSNLVTDSVIRTAFEQYGMPRPVRGRPAEPEMFEDRPPKPGRKIQLFWMDPKDPDFEVAEKLKHLARKHIAEESFLQKKQRELEEDLSKQQAETLKGHYKKFELMDSVLNEGTSKRLAKHYGVNINDDKGI, encoded by the exons ATGGGAAGTGAAGCTGAGAAGAAATATGCTGACTTTCAGGAGTTGGTGAAGCGGACTGTGTACCTTGACAATCTCTCAAACCTCGTTACAGATTCAGTTATCAGGACCGCGTTTGAACAGTATG GAATGCCACGACCAGTTAGAGGTCGTCCTGCAGAACCAGAAATGTTTGAGGACCGTCCACCTAAGCCTGGTCGGAAGATACAGTTGTTTTGGATGGATCCAAAAGATCCTGATTTTGAGGTGGCTGAAAAGCTGAAGCACCTGGCAAGAAAACATATCGCTGAAGAGTCCTTCCTACAAAAG AAGCAGCGAGAGCTGGAAGAAGATCTCTCGAAGCAGCAAGCTGAGACCCTAAAAGGACATTACAAAAAGTTCGAACTGATGGATTCGGTACTAAATGAAGGCACCTCAAAACGTCTAGCTAAGCACTATGGGGTAAACATCAATGACGACAAAGGAATCTGA
- the LOC130797576 gene encoding uncharacterized protein LOC130797576 isoform X2, producing the protein MGSEAEKKYADFQELVKRTVYLDNLSNLVTDSVIRTAFEQYGTVTSIHFIPNYIDPIYNGMCALVVMESAKQAKNILNLLSSYPFMMSGMPRPVRGRPAEPEMFEDRPPKPGRKIQLFWMDPKDPDFEVAEKLKHLARKHIAEESFLQKKQRELEEDLSKQQAETLKGHYKKFELMDSVLNEGTSKRLAKHYGVNINDDKGI; encoded by the exons ATGGGAAGTGAAGCTGAGAAGAAATATGCTGACTTTCAGGAGTTGGTGAAGCGGACTGTGTACCTTGACAATCTCTCAAACCTCGTTACAGATTCAGTTATCAGGACCGCGTTTGAACAGTATGGTACTGTGACCAGCATACATTTCATCCCAAATTACATAGATCCAATCTACAATGGAATGTGTGCCCTTGTTGTAATGGAGAGTGCAAAACAAGCGAAAAATATTCTTAACCTGCTGTCTTCTTATCCATTCATGATGTCAGGAATGCCACGACCAGTTAGAGGTCGTCCTGCAGAACCAGAAATGTTTGAGGACCGTCCACCTAAGCCTGGTCGGAAGATACAGTTGTTTTGGATGGATCCAAAAGATCCTGATTTTGAGGTGGCTGAAAAGCTGAAGCACCTGGCAAGAAAACATATCGCTGAAGAGTCCTTCCTACAAAAG AAGCAGCGAGAGCTGGAAGAAGATCTCTCGAAGCAGCAAGCTGAGACCCTAAAAGGACATTACAAAAAGTTCGAACTGATGGATTCGGTACTAAATGAAGGCACCTCAAAACGTCTAGCTAAGCACTATGGGGTAAACATCAATGACGACAAAGGAATCTGA
- the LOC130797576 gene encoding uncharacterized protein LOC130797576 isoform X3: MGSEAEKKYADFQELVKRTVYLDNLSNLVTDSVIRTAFEQYGMPRPVRGRPAEPEMFEDRPPKPGRKIQLFWMDPKDPDFEVAEKLKHLARKHIAEESFLQKQKQRELEEDLSKQQAETLKGHYKKFELMDSVLNEGTSKRLAKHYGVNINDDKGI; encoded by the exons ATGGGAAGTGAAGCTGAGAAGAAATATGCTGACTTTCAGGAGTTGGTGAAGCGGACTGTGTACCTTGACAATCTCTCAAACCTCGTTACAGATTCAGTTATCAGGACCGCGTTTGAACAGTATG GAATGCCACGACCAGTTAGAGGTCGTCCTGCAGAACCAGAAATGTTTGAGGACCGTCCACCTAAGCCTGGTCGGAAGATACAGTTGTTTTGGATGGATCCAAAAGATCCTGATTTTGAGGTGGCTGAAAAGCTGAAGCACCTGGCAAGAAAACATATCGCTGAAGAGTCCTTCCTACAAAAG CAGAAGCAGCGAGAGCTGGAAGAAGATCTCTCGAAGCAGCAAGCTGAGACCCTAAAAGGACATTACAAAAAGTTCGAACTGATGGATTCGGTACTAAATGAAGGCACCTCAAAACGTCTAGCTAAGCACTATGGGGTAAACATCAATGACGACAAAGGAATCTGA
- the LOC130797576 gene encoding uncharacterized protein LOC130797576 isoform X1, whose amino-acid sequence MGSEAEKKYADFQELVKRTVYLDNLSNLVTDSVIRTAFEQYGTVTSIHFIPNYIDPIYNGMCALVVMESAKQAKNILNLLSSYPFMMSGMPRPVRGRPAEPEMFEDRPPKPGRKIQLFWMDPKDPDFEVAEKLKHLARKHIAEESFLQKQKQRELEEDLSKQQAETLKGHYKKFELMDSVLNEGTSKRLAKHYGVNINDDKGI is encoded by the exons ATGGGAAGTGAAGCTGAGAAGAAATATGCTGACTTTCAGGAGTTGGTGAAGCGGACTGTGTACCTTGACAATCTCTCAAACCTCGTTACAGATTCAGTTATCAGGACCGCGTTTGAACAGTATGGTACTGTGACCAGCATACATTTCATCCCAAATTACATAGATCCAATCTACAATGGAATGTGTGCCCTTGTTGTAATGGAGAGTGCAAAACAAGCGAAAAATATTCTTAACCTGCTGTCTTCTTATCCATTCATGATGTCAGGAATGCCACGACCAGTTAGAGGTCGTCCTGCAGAACCAGAAATGTTTGAGGACCGTCCACCTAAGCCTGGTCGGAAGATACAGTTGTTTTGGATGGATCCAAAAGATCCTGATTTTGAGGTGGCTGAAAAGCTGAAGCACCTGGCAAGAAAACATATCGCTGAAGAGTCCTTCCTACAAAAG CAGAAGCAGCGAGAGCTGGAAGAAGATCTCTCGAAGCAGCAAGCTGAGACCCTAAAAGGACATTACAAAAAGTTCGAACTGATGGATTCGGTACTAAATGAAGGCACCTCAAAACGTCTAGCTAAGCACTATGGGGTAAACATCAATGACGACAAAGGAATCTGA
- the LOC130798158 gene encoding serine carboxypeptidase-like 20 — translation MDKAYNFNHNLNLINGVLIVINVVFLCFTVSEAAPQSALISQLPGFSGTFPSKHYSGYVTIDESHGKKLFYYFVQSERNPSQDPVVLWLNGGPGCSSFDGFVYEHGPFNFEAAKTKGGLPKLHLNPYSWSKVSNVIYLDSPSGVGYSYSQNTSDYNTGDIKTASDTHTFLLKWFEIYKEFVSNPFFIAGESYAGIYVPTLAAEVVKGLDAGLKPAINLKGYLVGNGVTDETFDGNALVPFAHGMGLISDDLYQAAVTACAGNYYNPTSEGCDALISKVNQDVDGLNIYDILEPCYHSPDSSNQNTANLRLPSSFTTLGQSDKPLPVRKRIFGRAWPLRAPVREGRVPSWPEISNSLSVPCINDEVATAWLNDKGVRKALHADDESVAGPWELCTGRVGYNHDAGSMIIYHKNLTSRGYRVLIYSGDHDMCVPFTGSEAWTKSVGYKVVDEWRPWTCNDQVAGFTQGYEKNLTFLTIKGAGHTVPEYKPREALFFYTQFLAGQSI, via the exons ATGGATAAAGCTTATAACTTTAATCATAATCTTAATCTTATTAATGGAGTACTAATCGTGATTAATGTTGTATTCCTCTGTTTTACTGTTTCTGAAGCTGCCCCTCAAAGTGCTCTTATTAGTCAACTTCCTGGATTCTCTGGAACTTTTCCCTCCAAACACTATTCTGG GTATGTGACAATTGATGAGAGTCATGGGAAGAAATTGTTCTACTATTTTGTTCAATCAGAGAGAAATCCATCACAAGATCCTGTTGTGCTTTGGCTTAATGGAGGACCAGGATGCTCCAGTTTTGATGGCTTTGTCTATGAGCATG GTCCTTTTAATTTTGAGGCAGCAAAGACAAAGGGTGGCTTACCAAAGTTGCATCTTAATCCATACAGTTGGTCCAAG GTATCGAATGTAATATACTTGGATTCCCCATCAGGAGTTGGATATTCTTACTCACAGAATACAAGTGACTACAATACTGGGGATATCAAGACTGCCTCTGATACTCACACATTCTTGCTCAAG TGGTTTGAGATCTATAAGGAGTTCGTTTCGAACCCATTTTTTATCGCGGGTGAATCATATGCTGGGATTTATGTACCAACCCTTGCTGCCGAAGTTGTTAAAG GACTTGATGCTGGTTTGAAGCCTGCTATCAATTTGAAG GGCTATTTGGTAGGAAACGGAGTTACAGACGAAACGTTTGATGGGAACGCTTTGGTACCTTTTGCTCATGGGATGGGCTTGATCTCAGATGACCTATACCAG GCGGCTGTGACAGCATGTGCAGGAAATTACTACAACCCAACCTCTGAAGGTTGTGATGCCTTGATCTCGAAAGTTAATCAG GATGTTGATGGACTAAATATATATGACATTTTGGAGCCATGCTACCATTCCCCTGATTCTAGTAACCAGAACACTGCTAATCTAAGACTGCCCTCGAGCTTTACGACACTAGGACAATCCGACAAGCCTCTTCCTGTGCGGAAAAGAATATTTGGTCGTGCTTGGCCTCTTAGAGCTCCTGTCCGGGAAGGGAGGGTTCCTTCTTGGCCCGAAATTTCTAACAGTCTGTCTGTTCCTTGCATT AATGATGAAGTTGCAACTGCTTGGTTGAATGATAAGGGAGTGAGAAAAGCACTTCATGCTGATGAT GAAAGTGTGGCTGGTCCTTGGGAACTTTGCACAGGCAGAGTAGGGTACAATCATGATGCTGGAAGTATGATCATATACCATAAGAATCTCACTTCTCGGGGCTATCGAGTTCTCATATACAG TGGTGACCATGATATGTGTGTGCCATTCACTGGGAGTGAAGCTTGGACAAAATCTGTTGGGTACAAAGTTGTGGATGAATGGAGGCCATGGACTTGTAATGATCAAGTTGCTGG GTTTACACAGGGCTATGAGAAGAATTTGACTTTCCTTACAATAAAG GGAGCAGGACACACAGTGCCAGAATACAAGCCAAGAGAAGCACTATTTTTTTATACCCAATTTTTAGCAGGGCAAAGCATATGA
- the LOC130798164 gene encoding poly(A)-specific ribonuclease PARN-like, which produces MIQRRLFCAQASTILQHPNTIKNNSFNKKWRIKQVKKSNFNQVMEEIKPHIFNSDFIAVSLQRTGSYSSPWQKVLPSDTPEIAYLKAKRSAERFQLLQFAVCPFTLRASKLTAYPYNFHLFPRDELKIGMPSYSFACQTSYLTSMAQLGFDFNSCIYDGISYISRAQESSMKHLTGNSLMRAHAVQSSSTLSTADSVFIQRIKSRIKTWINVCKDSKGAHEDPMVKALRKVVEGDHGSRPCIDVDVCSERQVQLVLEVVKEYADETVPLLIPAKDGSTQGVRIVLTSSNEDKDLYEKQLQDLEEEQSKNVRGFREVIDLISASRKPIVAHNSLDDFSFIHSKFMSPLPLSLDQFKSSLSSSFPYIIDLGHLMKEFNPNGNIKNVPAASSFLRSRFFAPIDIDIPLEGTPDEMNKGKIYGHNVLQISHVFAKLYSITKCRQQKEEASLALDNFANIFDQHSSPLLDDSNEDIKISSSSMRKLSCDDVAFLWGFRCGLTAGKLKELLSKSHKAFSDEFDVQLVDKSCAVVAFWQPGIAAAFINAMASGGDCDEGLKELILEGFKATNYETYKRVCNTSNWDSNLADSLDQVVASANQCPVDDHEKSPYEIWWDDKTVLNLDDIKL; this is translated from the exons ATGATACAGAGGCGATTATTCTGTGCTCAAGCATCAACTATATTACAACACCCAAACACCATTAAAAACAAttctttcaacaaaaaatgGAGAATCAAGCAAGTAAAAAAGTCCAATTTCAATCAAGTTATGGAAGAAATAAAGCCTCATATTTTCAATTCAGATTTCATTGCAGTTTCTCTTCAAAGAACTGGGTCTTACTCTTCGCCATGGCAGAAAGTTCTTCCCTCTGACACCCCAGAAATCGCTTACTTGAAGGCTAAACGTTCAGCGGAGAGGTTTCAGCTACTTCAGTTTGCTGTTTGCCCTTTTACCCTTAGAGCATCTAAGCTTACTGCTTACCC ATATAATTTCCACCTATTTCCAAGGGATGAACTGAAGATCGGGATGCCTTCTTACAGTTTTGCTTGTCAAACATCATACTTGACGTCCATGGCtcaacttggttttgatttcaATTCCTGCATATATGATG GGATCTCATACATTTCCCGAGCTCAAGAATCAAGTATGAAACATCTTACAGGAAATTCATTAATGAGGGCACATgctgttcaatcttcatcaacaCTATCAACAGCTGATTCCGTTTTCATTCAGCGAATAAAATCACGAATTAAAACATGGATAAATGTTTGCAAGGACTCGAAAGGGGCTCATGAAG ATCCAATGGTGAAAGCTCTGAGAAAAGTTGTCGAAGGTGATCATGGATCCAGACCTTGTATTGATGTGGATGTTTGTAGTGAGCGTCAAGTGCAACTTGTCCTTGAG GTGGTGAAAGAATACGCTGATGAGACTGTCCCTCTGTTAATCCCTGCTAAGGATGGGAGCACTCAAGGAGTTCGGATTGTTTTGACAAGTTCAAACGAGGATAAAGATCTTTATGAG AAACAACTCCAAGATCTGGAGGAAGAGCAAAGCAAGAATGTTCGTGGATTTCGAGAGGTGATTGATCTGATTTCTGCTTCCCGGAAGCCTATTGTTGCGCACAACTCACTTGATG ATTTTAGCTTCATTCACTCAAAGTTTATGAGTCCTCTTCCTTTAAGTCTAGACCAGTTCAAGTCCTCTTTAAGCTCGTCCTTCCCCTATATCATTGACTTGGGTCATTTAATGAAGGAGTTTAACCCTAATGGAAATATCAAGAATGTACCTGCAGCATCATCATTCTTGAGAAGTCGGTTCTTTGCACCTATTGATATTGATATTCCACTCGAAG GTACACCAGATGAGATGAATAAAGGGAAGATCTATGGTCATAACGTTTTACAGATAAGTCACGTTTTTGCGAAATTGTACTCCATTACAAAATGCAGGCAGCAAAAGGAAGAAGCAAGCTTAGCACTCGACAACTTTGCAAACATCTTTGACCAGCACAGTAGTCCTCTCCTTGATGACTCTAATGAGGATATCAAGATTTCATCAAGTAGTATGAGAAAATTGAGTTGTGATGATGTGGCCTTCTTATGGGGATTTAGGTGCGGCTTGACAGCTGGAAAGCTTAAAGAACTCCTCAGTAAATCGCACAAAGCTTTCTCTGACGAGTTTGACGTACAACTAGTCGATAAGAGCTGCGCTGTGGTTGCGTTTTGGCAGCCTGGTATTGCCGCTGCTTTCATTAATGCTATGGCATCTGGTGGAGATTGCGATGAAGGCTTGAAAGAGTTGATCTTGGAGGGTTTTAAAGCAACAAATTATGAAACGTACAAGCGTGTATGTAACACCAGCAACTGGGACTCCAATTTGGCTGATTCCTTGGACCAAGTTGTTGCATCTGCTAACCAGTGTCCTGTCGATGATCATGAAAAAAGTCCCTATGAGATTTGGTGGGATGACAAGACTGTCCTCAACCTTGATGACATAAAACTATAA
- the LOC130798322 gene encoding uncharacterized protein LOC130798322 — translation MAIATLHRLSSHLRRTTITPSTISLFTRTSTNTATSTTGGSKKVSDRIVKLSAIDFDGNKREIIGLTGQTLLKALTNHGLIDPASHRLEEIDACSAECEVHIAQEWLEKLPPASYDEQYVLRRSQRNRVLNKHSRLGCQVVLTQDHQGMVVALPEPKPWDTP, via the coding sequence ATGGCGATCGCAACCCTTCACCGTCTCTCCTCTCACCTCCGCCGCACCACCATAACTCCTTCAACCATCTCTCTATTCACTCGCACATCCACTAACACAGCAACCTCCACCACCGGCGGTTCAAAAAAAGTCTCAGATCGAATCGTCAAACTCTCAGCAATCGATTTTGATGGAAACAAACGCGAAATCATCGGACTTACAGGTCAAACCTTACTGAAAGCCCTAACAAACCACGGCTTAATCGATCCAGCTTCTCATCGTTTGGAAGAGATTGATGCTTGTTCTGCTGAATGCGAAGTTCATATCGCACAAGAATGGCTTGAAAAACTTCCTCCTGCTTCGTATGATGAACAGTATGTTCTTCGTAGGAGTCAACGTAACCGTGTTTTGAATAAGCATTCTAGGTTGGGTTGTCAGGTTGTTCTTACTCAGGATCATCAAGGTATGGTTGTTGCTCTTCCTGAGCCTAAGCCTTGGGATACTCCCtaa